Proteins encoded within one genomic window of Vidua macroura isolate BioBank_ID:100142 chromosome 2, ASM2450914v1, whole genome shotgun sequence:
- the MRPL57 gene encoding ribosomal protein 63, mitochondrial, translating to MFLTTVLLRKRIPGKQWIGKYRRPRQVTISMKQAMIRRLEIEAENEYWLSQPYLTQEQEYKHNTEERRAKWEAFKSLKQAKFPEHRYISDHLNHLNVTKKWTC from the coding sequence ATGTTTTTAACAACAGTATTACTGCGGAAGAGAATTCCTGGGAAACAATGGATTGGGAAGTACAGGCGACCAAGACAGGTTACCATTTCGATGAAGCAAGCAATGATCCGAAGGTTGGAAATTGAAGCAGAGAATGAATACTGGCTCAGCCAACCTTACCTGACACAGGAACAAGAATACAAACACAACACGGAAGAGAGACGTGCCAAGTGGGAAGCTTTCAAAAGCCTGAAACAAGCCAAGTTTCCTGAGCACAGATACATCAGCGATCATTTAAACCACTTAAATGTGACAAAGAAGTGGACATGTTGA